Proteins co-encoded in one Malus domestica chromosome 09, GDT2T_hap1 genomic window:
- the LOC139187932 gene encoding uncharacterized protein — MGDLDMPTIPESPSSIALPAAARNYELKTIHFNMMPSFHGMSTEDPLAHIRDIFNMVSNMAMVEGVTEEHLRMKVFPYTMKDKAKTWLNSLRPRTLTSWNDIQNKFLEKFFSTQKTDTLRDNIMQFTQQADETFSEAWERFNNLLIQCPHHGLPTLVLMRIFYKGLTISSKAAVNNYAGGSIKNKTPAKCQALFDTLALETQHSEARGRRAGVFEINNSTEFASKAQVDAIASKLDTLLSMNGRASVQEVCSICAVPGHATVGCPYSVDFPEFVQEQANMVNAYRHPGNDPYSNTYNQGWRNHPNLSWVNNQNVQKPPSGFQPQEKKNNLEDVIAQLAGNVNTLSVNTNQFMSKTETTLQNKVASIKNLEI; from the coding sequence ATGGGAGATCTTGATATGCCAACCATTCCGGAATCACCGTCGAGCATAGCTCTTCCTGCAGCTGCAAGGAATTATGAATTGAAGACTATCCACTTTAATATGATGCCTTCTTTTCATGGCATGAGCACTGAAGATCCATTGGCACATATTAGAGATATCTTCAATATGGTGTCCAACATGGCAATGGTAGAAGGAGTCACCGAGGAACATCTCAGGATGAAGGTCTTTCCATACACTATGAAAGACAAAGCGAAGACTTGGTTGAATTCTTTGAGGCCTAGAACCTTGACGAGTTGGAACGATATTCAGAATAAATTTTTGGAGAAATTCTTTTCGACCCAGAAGACCGATACCCTTAGAGATAATATCATGCAGTTCACTCAACAGGCAGATGAGACGTTTTCTGAGGCATGGGAGAGATTTAATAATTTGTTGATTCAGTGTCCGCACCATGGTTTGCCTACTCTAGTTCTCATGCGGATATTTTATAAAGGATTAACAATTTCAAGCAAAGCTGCAGTGAACAACTATGCAGGGGGATCAATTAAGAACAAGACGCCAGCCAAATGTCAAGCACTTTTTGATACTCTAGCACTCGAAACACAACATTCTGAAGCAAGAGGAAGACGAGCAGGAGTTTTTGAGATTAATAATTCTACCGAATTTGCTTCAAAGGCACAAGTCGATGCGATTGCTAGTAAACTTGACACTTTGCTTTCTATGAATGGgagagcatcagttcaagaggTTTGTTCCATATGTGCAGTTCCTGGTCATGCCACAGTTGGTTGTCCGTATAGTGTTGATTTTCCAGAATTTGTTCAAGAGCAAGCAAACATGGTGAATGCTTACAGACATCCTGGTAACGATCCATACTCCAATACTTATAATCAAGGATGGAGAAACCATCCAAATCTCTCATGGGTCAATAATCAGAATGTACAAAAGCCACCATCTGGTTTCCAACCTcaagagaagaagaataatttggaagATGTTATTGCACAGCTTGCTGGTAACGTGAATACTCTTTCTGTCAATACAAATCAATTCATGAGCAAAACTGAGACAACTCTTCAGAACAAGGTTGCctcaataaaaaatttggagATTTAA